The Lutibacter profundi region AAACCATAATTGGTTTATGTTCTAACAACCAAGATATTAGTTTTGCCAATGATACAATACTAATAAAAATACCTGTGAGTAATGACGCTAAAAAATTTCCATTAACAGCATTCCATGCGGCTTTTACTCCTTTTGTTTTTAAGAGTTTTAATGTGCCTATATTTACTGAGCTAATTGAAGTTAATAACTCTTCGTAAATCCCTGATATAAAAGCAATTGTACCTCCTGAAACTCCTGGAACAACATCGGCTGCTCCCATTGCTATTCCTTTTAAAATAATTATAAAATAATGTCTAAATTTTCGTTGCTTCATTTGTCTTCAAAATGTTAATGTGACAAATGTAGTATTTTTATTGTGAAGTTTTTTTGAAACTATTTATAATGTTTTTTACCTTTTTCATTTTGTAAACTTCAGGAAAAAGTTCCTTTAATATTATTTGTTCTTCAAAATTAATAAACAGTGCTGAAGTTAAATAATTTTTACCTTTTATATCATTTTTAAATTTAAAACACAAGCCACTTAGCCTATATTCTATTTCAGCAAAATTTTTAAAATATGATTTTGATTTCAACAAGTATTTTAGTGCATCATCATATTCTCCTAAATAACATAGTACATCACTTAAACCCAGCCATATTGTAAGGTCAAAATCTTGTAGTAATAAACATTGTTTAAATGCATTTTCTGCTTCTTCAAAAAGATCAATATTCAAACATATCTCAGCATATTTGCGCCAATATTTTGAATTTTGTTCATCTATTTCTAGTGCTTTATTGATATGAAATAATGCCTTTCTGTACTTTTTTTCTTTTATATTTAAATTGGTAATTGCTATCCATCCTTTATCTAATAGAGGGTCTTCATGAACTGCTTTTTTATAAAATTGAATTGCTTGTGTTGATTTATTTAAATTTTCATAACATTCACCTATTCGCAAAAAAACGAATGATGTTGGGTCATCCAACTCTATCGTTATTTTATAATTGTCAATGGCTTCTTCAAAATTATTAAGTTGTTCTAATGTTTTTGCTTTTTCTAAATATGCTCCAACAAAAAATTCATCAATAAGTACCGCAAAATCAAAAGCTCGTAAGGCCTCTTTGTAGTTTTCTACAATAAAATATTGCCGTCCTAATTGATGCCAGGCAACTTCACTGTACGGGTCTTTATTTATATAATTATCTAAATAATCAATAGCTTCATTATGTTTATTTTGCATATCAAAACAATAAATGATGTTGTAAAGAGATGAATAATCTTCGAAATCAACTTCTAAACATTTTGCAAAATTCAGCCTAGCTTCATTAAAATCGTCTAAATACAAATATTCCATTCCAATCATTGATAAAATATCGGCCTCATCATCTGTATAAGTTAATGCAATTTTCAATAAATTTATTGCCTTTTTATGATTGTCACTTTTAGAGTATATTGCTGCTTGTTGCACATATATTTCATCATTGGTAGGTTCAATTGCCTGTAATTCTTTTAATAAACTTGAAGCACTTTCTGTTTCACCATCAAAAATCATTAGTTCGGCTTGTAGCAACTTTAATAAAACCGATTTAGGATGCTGGGTTAGTCCTAATTTTATGGCTTTTTTAGCTAAAGATATTTTAGCTGAGTCTATATAATAATGTATAATTTGTTCAAACTCTATTGAATCAAAAAAATAAACGCTATCAGTTTTAAGCATTGATTCAAATTTTAATAAGGGCATATTATTTTCTCTTGGAGTTAATGACATATAAAAGATATAGACAATTACTATAAAATAAAAGTACAAGAAGTTTCTAATGATTTTAGAATTAACTTCTAATGTTTTTAACAAATTAATTAACAAAATGCTGTATATTTGTATTCCGAACAATGTTTGGTATTACCATGAGTAAAAAAACACTACTTAACTCTAAAGAAATTCACATTATCTTACACCGATTAGCTTGTCAGTTAATTGAAAATCACAACAGCTTTGAAAAAACTGTTGTGATTGGAATTCAGCCAAGAGGAGTACATTTAGCGAAACGTTTAGTTTCTATTTTACAAAATGATTATAATATCTCTAAAGTTAAATTGGGGCAATTAGATATCACTTTCTACAGAGATGATTTTAGACGGCGTGAAGCCCCTTTAGAAGCTAGCAAAACAACGATCGATTTTATTATTGAAGGTAAAAACGTTGTTTTTATTGATGATGTGCTCTATTCAGGGCGAAGTATACGTGCAGCATTAACAGCCATTCAATCTTTTGGGAGACCTGAAAATATTGAACTTTTGGTATTAATTGATAGAAGATTCAGTCGCCATTTACCTATTCAACCAGATTATACAGGAAGGCAAGTAGATGTTATAAATAAAGAAAAAGTAACCGTTCATTGGAAAGAAAACGATAAGAAAGATGCAGTATATATTATAAATAATTAATTACACTATGAGCCAGTTAAGCGTACAACATCTTTTAGGAATAAAGCATTTAAAAGTTACTGATATTGATTTAATTTTTAAAACGGCTAATCACTTTAAAGAAGTTATCAATAGACCTATAAAAAAAGTACCTTCACTTAGAGACATAACCATAGCTAACTTATTTTTTGAAAATAGTACACGTACAAAACTATCTTTTGAACTAGCTGAAAAAAGATTATCTGCCGATATTATTAATTTCTCAGCCAGTCAGTCTTCTGTAAAAAAAGGCGAAACACTTATAGACACAGCCAACAATATACTATCTATGAAAGTTGATATTATTGTTATGCGACATCCCAATGTAGGCGCTTGTGATTTTTTATCAAAAAATGTGCACGCTAAAATAATAAATGCAGGAGACGGAACCCATGAACATCCAACACAAGCACTTTTAGATTCATACTCAATTCGTGAGAAATTAGGAACTGTTAAGGATAAAAAAATTGTAATTATAGGTGATATTTTACATTCTAGAGTTGCTCTTTCAAATATTTATGCCTTAAAATTACAAGGTGCAGAAGTTAAAGTTTGCGGCCCTAAAACTTTAATTCCAAAACACATTGAAAGTTTGGGAGTTAGTATTGAGTATAGTTTAAAAAAAGCTTTGGATTGGTGTGATGTTGCAAATGTTTTAAGAGTCCAAAATGAACGTATGAAAATTAATTATTTCCCTTCTACTAGAGAATATTCACAACTTTTTGGCATCAATAAAAAAATACTAGATTCACTAGATAAAAAAATTGTAATTATGCACCCTGGCCCAATAAACAGAGGGGTTGAGATTACAAGCGATGTTGCTGATGCTGATCAATCAATCATTTTAAATCAGGTTGAAAATGGCGTTGCCATACGTATGGCTGTTATCTATTTACTAGCACAACAAATAGTTCAATAAAATTTATGACAATAACTAAAACTGAAAAATACACACACATAAAACCAACCCAAAATTTGGTTAAAGACTTTCTTGTAGCGTTTGAAATTCGCTATCCTGAATTTAAAAAAGAACATTTAATTATTGATTTTTCTGAAAATTTTAACATAAAAATTGAAGAATTAACCTTATTTTTGAAAGTAAGTGTACAGCATCAAAAGAATGGCACAAGTTTTGTGCTAGTTTGTAGTGGAATAGATGTAGATAAAATTCCAGATGAATTAAGTGTTGTTCCAACATTAGCAGAAGCGATAGACATACTAGAAATGGATGCTATTGAACGAGATTTAGGATTTTAAAACAATTTGCTTATTGATGAAAAAACTACTTTTAATAACTTTTTTATTATTTTTTTCTTTTTCTTTTGCGCAGCAAAATAGGGAAAGGAGTATTGTTGTTTCTAAAAACGAACCTACACTAACATTATCATCCGTTACAGCATATCCAAATCCATTTAGATTAACTACTAGAATTAATTTTCGCTCTACTAAAAATCAATTAATTGAATTTAGTTTAAAAAATTTATTAGGGAAAACCGTATATCTTGAACAAATTAACGGTAAAATAGGCTATAATACAATACCTTTTAACCGTGCTAATTTAACCAAGGGCATGTATATTTACACACTCCAAACCGAAACTGAAATTATTTCAAAAAGATTAATTATTAGATGAGTTTAAAACTCACAATTTTAGGTTGTCATTCTGCTACACCAAGAGTAAACGCACATCCAACCTCTCAATTTTTAGAAATTAAAAATCATAATTTTTTAATTGATTGTGGAGAGGGAACACAAGTGCAACTTAGAAAACACAGCATTAAATTTTCTAAAATTAAACATATTTTCATATCTCATTTACATGGTGATCACTTTTTTGGACTAATTGGTTTAATTTCAACATTTAGATTGTTAAATCGTGAAACAGAATTGCATATTTATGCCCCTAAAGGATTGAAAGAAATTATTACCTTACAACTAAAACTTTCAAATTCATGGACAAGTTACCCTCTTTATTTCCATGAATTAACCTCTTTAAAAAGCAAACTAATTTTTGAAGATTCAAAAGTAGAAGTACATACAATTCCTCTAAACCATAGAATATATACTAATGGCTTTTTATTTAAAGAAAAATTAGGAGAACGCAAATTAAATATGACTGCTATAAATAAATATCCTGAAATTCAAATATGTGACTATCAAAACCTAAAAATAGGAAGAGATTATACACTACTTAATGGAAACATTATTAAAAATGAAGTTTTAACCTTAGCACCTTCAAAACCTAAAAGTTATGCTTTTTGCAGTGATACTTCGTATTTTCCTGAAATTTTACCTATTGTAAAAAATGTAAACTGTTTATATCACGAGACTACGTTTTTAAAAGATAAAGAAGAATTAGCAGAAACAACTAAGCATTCAACTGCTGAACAAGCGGCAAGTATTGCCAAACAAGCACACGTAGAACAATTAATGATAGGTCATTTTAGCAGTAGATACAAAGATAAAACCAATTTCTTACAAGAATCTAAAGCTATTTTTCCAAATACTATTTTAGCTGAAGAAGGTAAAACATTTGAAATTACATAAATTATACTTTTAAAATATTATGCAACATTTTGATAAGCAAGCCAAAAATTGGGATAATGACCCAATGAAAGTAAAAAGAGCTGAAATTTTCGCTAAAGAAATTCGAAATTATATTCATCCAAAAACAACTTGGAATGCTTTAGAATTTGGTTGTGGAACTGGATTACTAAGCTACCAATTAAAAGATGATTTTAAAACAATTACACTTGCTGATAATTCAAAAGGAATGATTGATGTCTTAAAAAATAAAATTGAAAAACAATCTCTTACAAATTTTAAACCTCTTTTAATTGATTTGCTAAAAGATGATTTAAATATTGGGAAATTTAATGTAGTTTATATGTTAATGACACTTCATCACATACTCGATTTGAACAAAGTTGCTAAAATATTTCATGCACTCATAAAAACTGATGGATATTTATGTATTGCAGATCTAGTTCAAGAAGATGGTTCTTTTCATGCTAACATCCCTAGTTTTGAGGGGCATAATGGGTTTGACAAAAACCAATTGTCTGAGCTCTTAAAAAATAGCGGATTTAAGATAGAATATTACGAAATATGCCACGTGATTGAAAAAAAAATAAATTCGAAAATTAAAAAATACCCGTTATTCTTAATGATTTGTAAAAAAGCACCTCTTTAGTAATGAGTTCTTATAAATCTTATAAAACGGAGAGGTTAATACTTGAACCGACTTCTAATAAAGATGCTGAATTTATTTTAGAACTGCTAAACACTCCAAAATGGATTAAATATATTGGAGATAGAAATGTTCATTCAATTGAAGATGCTAAAAATTATATTCAACATAAAATGCTTCCTCAATTGAAAAAACTAGGCTACGCCAACTATACAGTTATTACAAAATCAGCTAAAATAAAAATAGGCACTTGTGGTCTTTATAATAGAGAAGGTATAGATGGTATAGACATTGGATTTGCCTTTCTTCCAAAGTATGAAAATAATGGGTTTGCTTTTGAAGCTGCAAATAAGCTTATTAAAACAGCATTTGAAGAGCTTGCTATTCCAAAAATTAATGCAATTACCACAAAAAAGAATTTTCGCTCTCAAAAACTACTACTAAAACTAGGTCTTAAATTTAATGAAATTATAAAACTCCCAAATGACAATGAAAAATTACTACTTTATACATTAAACAAATGAAATTTACAATAGCATAAAAAAATTAAATTTTTGTAAAATTTTAAGATTTAAAGTGAATAGATAAACAAAATTTAATTTGTAACTTTCGACTAATTTCTTATTAAAAATTATTATAAATAAATTATAGACACATACTAAAATGGCATTTATAGATTATTATAAAATATTAGGTTTAAAAAAAAATGCAACAGAAAACGAAATAAAGAAAGCATATAGAAAACTAGCGAGAAAATACCACCCAGATTTAAATCCAAATAACAAAGAGGCAGAAAAAAAATTCAAAGCAGTTAATGAAGCTAACGAAGTTTTAAGCCATAAAGAAAATCGTAAAAAATATGATAAATACGGAAAAGATTGGGAACATGCTGAACATTTCGAAAAAGCACAAAAACAACAGCAACAATATCAAAGAAGTTCTCAGCAAAAGACCTATAGCGACTTTTCTGGTAGTGATTATTCCGATTTTTTTGAATCTATGTTTGGAGGAGGTTCTTCAAAAAGAAGTTCTGGCTCTGTAAAATTTAGAGGTCAAGACTATAATGCTGAATTACAACTAGATTTAAGAGATGTTTATAAAATCCATAAACGAACTTTAACTGTTAATGGTAAAAATATTAGACTTACTATACCTGCCGGAGTTAAAAATGGTCAAATTATCAAAATTAAAGGCCATGGAGGAGAAGGCATAAACGGCGGACCAAGAGGTGATTTACATATTAAATTTGTAATTAAAAATAATACAAAATTTAAGTTGGATAATCACAATTTACACCTAACTGTTGATTTAGATTTGTATAAAGCAGTATTGGGAGGTGAAGTTACTGTTGATACATTTGATGGAAAAGTAAAACTCAAAATAAAACCAGAAACCCAAAATGGGACAAAAGTAAAACTGAAAGGAAAAGGTTTTCCTATTTATAAAAAAGAAGGCTCTTTTGGTGATTTGTATATAACTTATCAAATAAAAATTCCAACCAATTTAACAAAAAGAGAAAATGAATTATTTACTGAACTTTCAAAATTAAGAACATCATGATTAAAGAAGATTTTATAACACTCGATAAATTGTGCTCTCTTTACAAAGTTAAAATGTCTTTTTTTAGCGATTTAAATGAAATAGGATTGATTGATATTTTAACTATTGAACGCACTCAGTGCATTCACCAAGATAAAATAGTGGATATTGAAAAAATGATACGAATGCATCACGATTTAAATGTTAATATAGAAGGGATAGATATTGTTTTTAACTTACTACAAAAAATTGAAGATTTGCAAAATGAATTAATTGCTGTAAAAAATAGATTATACTAGTCTATATTCTTTTTTTTAAAAGGCATTCTAAATTAATATGCTCCTATACTCAATAACACCAAGGTACAGGCTCTTTCAAAAGCAATATTATTTAGAGAAAGTATTTCTTCCAGCTCACTATTTTCAGTGCCAGGATTAAACAAAACACGTTTAGGGTTTAATTTCAATATGTAATCGTAATATTCAACCTGATTTTTTGCGCCTAAATATAAACTTACGGTATCAATATTCTTAAATATTTTTTTAGTTTTAAAAATATTAACACCACATATATTACCTTCTCTCCTTCCAACAGCCCTAACTTCATACTTATGTTCTACAAGTCTTTGGATTGCTATATATGAATATCTATTAGGGTTAATTGAGGCTCCTAACACTAAAGTTCTTTTCATTTGTTAAAATTAGTTAAAGTATGTAACACAATAATCCGTTTAGAGTCTATTAAGTAGAACAAAGCTAACATTTATAAAAATAAAATTATGAAATTACTCAACACACAAAACAATAAAATAGGCTATACCTATTTTGAATTATTAAATACTCCAGCACGTATTAACTGGAATAACAGAAGGCGCTATTCTAATTCAACACAGCATAAATTTATTTAATATTAGGTAGTAAAATAAAATATTAAAAAGGGTATACTTTGGTAATTATTTGAATTAATCAATCAAAATAATCCTTTTAAAAAAGCCTCTAAACTTGCATTTTGAGGCTTTTTATTATTTTATTTATTTGGTTACCATCTAATAATAACGCTACCCCAAGTAAATCCACTTCCAAAAGCTGCTAAAATAACTAAATCACCTTCGTTAATTTTTCCTTTTTCCCAAGCTTCAGTAAGAGCTATTATAATTGAAGCTGCTGTGGTATTACCATATTTCATAATATTATTATAAATCTGGTCATCAGTCAATTTAAATTTTCGTTGAACAAATTGAGATATTCGTAAATTTGCTTGATGAGGAATTAACATATTAATATCTGCTACGTCTAAATTATTAGATTTTAAACCCTCCATTATTGTTTCAGAAAAGCGAACAACAGCATGTTTAAATACAAATGTTCCGTTCATATATGGAAAATAACTTTCATCATTTTTATCATTGGCTGCAATTATTGCTGGAACCCAGTGCTTAATACTTGGTGCTAACACCGTTAATTCTTCCGCATGTTTTCCTTCTGAATGTAAATGAGTTGATAAAATTCCCTTAGTATTATCTTCTGTTCTTGACAACACAGCGGCTCCTGCCCCATCGCCAAAAATTACAGAAACTCCTCTACCTCTAGTAGTTTTATCTAAACCACCCGAATGGTATTCAGCACCAACTACTAGTATATTTTTATACATTCCTGTTTTTATAAACTGATCGGCTACTGACATGGCATAAATAAATCCTGAACATTGATTCCTAACATCCAATGCTCCAATGGTTCTCATGTCTAACATATCTTGCAATTGAACTCCTCCTCCAGGAAAATAATAATCTGGACTTAATGTTGCAAAAACTATAAAGTCTATATCATCTTTGGTTAACCCAGCTCTTTCAATAGCTATTCGAGATGCTTTAGCACCCATAACAGCAGAAGTATCTTCACTCCCCTCTTTTATCCATCTTCTTTCTTTAATACCAGTTCTCTCCTCAATCCATGCATCATTTGTATCCATTAGTTTGGATAAATCTTCATTTGTAACAATGTTATCAGGTACATAATAGCCGAGCCCTGTTATTTTTGAATTATACATACTACAATTTTAAAATTTATCTCAAACATACAAAATATACAAGTATTATCAACTATTAAACGTTGTATTAACATTCATTATTTTATTGATTTTATTAAATAACTTTTACAAGTTATTTAGTATACTTTCATTACTTCTTTGAGCGGTTTTCTTCCTATGTTAGGGACATAAGTTTTTTTAGCTATAAAACCTACTGGTAGTAACAAAAATGCTCTTTCATTATCTGGTCTTTCTAATATTTTTTCTAAAAACCGCATTGGGCTAGGCGTATGTGTTAAAGTTGCCAAACCTGCATTGTGAATTGCTGATATTAAAAACCCACATGCTAAACCAGCAGATTCATTCACATAATAATTTTGATGTTTATTACCATATTTGTCATATTCAAAGGGTCTTTTAAATACGGCTATTAAATAGGGTGCAGTTTCTAAAAAAGGTTTATTGGCATCAGTCCCTAAGTGTTTTAAATCTTCCAGCCATTCATCACTCATTCTAGCTTCATAACTTTTCTTTTCTTCTTCTTCAGCAGCAATTCTAATTTTCTTTTTCAAGGCTTCATTTTTAATAACACAAAATGTCCAAGGTTGTTTATTTG contains the following coding sequences:
- a CDS encoding tetratricopeptide repeat protein; this translates as MSLTPRENNMPLLKFESMLKTDSVYFFDSIEFEQIIHYYIDSAKISLAKKAIKLGLTQHPKSVLLKLLQAELMIFDGETESASSLLKELQAIEPTNDEIYVQQAAIYSKSDNHKKAINLLKIALTYTDDEADILSMIGMEYLYLDDFNEARLNFAKCLEVDFEDYSSLYNIIYCFDMQNKHNEAIDYLDNYINKDPYSEVAWHQLGRQYFIVENYKEALRAFDFAVLIDEFFVGAYLEKAKTLEQLNNFEEAIDNYKITIELDDPTSFVFLRIGECYENLNKSTQAIQFYKKAVHEDPLLDKGWIAITNLNIKEKKYRKALFHINKALEIDEQNSKYWRKYAEICLNIDLFEEAENAFKQCLLLQDFDLTIWLGLSDVLCYLGEYDDALKYLLKSKSYFKNFAEIEYRLSGLCFKFKNDIKGKNYLTSALFINFEEQIILKELFPEVYKMKKVKNIINSFKKTSQ
- the pyrR gene encoding bifunctional pyr operon transcriptional regulator/uracil phosphoribosyltransferase PyrR encodes the protein MSKKTLLNSKEIHIILHRLACQLIENHNSFEKTVVIGIQPRGVHLAKRLVSILQNDYNISKVKLGQLDITFYRDDFRRREAPLEASKTTIDFIIEGKNVVFIDDVLYSGRSIRAALTAIQSFGRPENIELLVLIDRRFSRHLPIQPDYTGRQVDVINKEKVTVHWKENDKKDAVYIINN
- a CDS encoding aspartate carbamoyltransferase catalytic subunit is translated as MSQLSVQHLLGIKHLKVTDIDLIFKTANHFKEVINRPIKKVPSLRDITIANLFFENSTRTKLSFELAEKRLSADIINFSASQSSVKKGETLIDTANNILSMKVDIIVMRHPNVGACDFLSKNVHAKIINAGDGTHEHPTQALLDSYSIREKLGTVKDKKIVIIGDILHSRVALSNIYALKLQGAEVKVCGPKTLIPKHIESLGVSIEYSLKKALDWCDVANVLRVQNERMKINYFPSTREYSQLFGINKKILDSLDKKIVIMHPGPINRGVEITSDVADADQSIILNQVENGVAIRMAVIYLLAQQIVQ
- a CDS encoding T9SS type A sorting domain-containing protein, encoding MKKLLLITFLLFFSFSFAQQNRERSIVVSKNEPTLTLSSVTAYPNPFRLTTRINFRSTKNQLIEFSLKNLLGKTVYLEQINGKIGYNTIPFNRANLTKGMYIYTLQTETEIISKRLIIR
- a CDS encoding ribonuclease Z, which encodes MSLKLTILGCHSATPRVNAHPTSQFLEIKNHNFLIDCGEGTQVQLRKHSIKFSKIKHIFISHLHGDHFFGLIGLISTFRLLNRETELHIYAPKGLKEIITLQLKLSNSWTSYPLYFHELTSLKSKLIFEDSKVEVHTIPLNHRIYTNGFLFKEKLGERKLNMTAINKYPEIQICDYQNLKIGRDYTLLNGNIIKNEVLTLAPSKPKSYAFCSDTSYFPEILPIVKNVNCLYHETTFLKDKEELAETTKHSTAEQAASIAKQAHVEQLMIGHFSSRYKDKTNFLQESKAIFPNTILAEEGKTFEIT
- a CDS encoding class I SAM-dependent DNA methyltransferase translates to MQHFDKQAKNWDNDPMKVKRAEIFAKEIRNYIHPKTTWNALEFGCGTGLLSYQLKDDFKTITLADNSKGMIDVLKNKIEKQSLTNFKPLLIDLLKDDLNIGKFNVVYMLMTLHHILDLNKVAKIFHALIKTDGYLCIADLVQEDGSFHANIPSFEGHNGFDKNQLSELLKNSGFKIEYYEICHVIEKKINSKIKKYPLFLMICKKAPL
- a CDS encoding GNAT family N-acetyltransferase; the protein is MSSYKSYKTERLILEPTSNKDAEFILELLNTPKWIKYIGDRNVHSIEDAKNYIQHKMLPQLKKLGYANYTVITKSAKIKIGTCGLYNREGIDGIDIGFAFLPKYENNGFAFEAANKLIKTAFEELAIPKINAITTKKNFRSQKLLLKLGLKFNEIIKLPNDNEKLLLYTLNK
- a CDS encoding J domain-containing protein encodes the protein MAFIDYYKILGLKKNATENEIKKAYRKLARKYHPDLNPNNKEAEKKFKAVNEANEVLSHKENRKKYDKYGKDWEHAEHFEKAQKQQQQYQRSSQQKTYSDFSGSDYSDFFESMFGGGSSKRSSGSVKFRGQDYNAELQLDLRDVYKIHKRTLTVNGKNIRLTIPAGVKNGQIIKIKGHGGEGINGGPRGDLHIKFVIKNNTKFKLDNHNLHLTVDLDLYKAVLGGEVTVDTFDGKVKLKIKPETQNGTKVKLKGKGFPIYKKEGSFGDLYITYQIKIPTNLTKRENELFTELSKLRTS
- a CDS encoding chaperone modulator CbpM — encoded protein: MIKEDFITLDKLCSLYKVKMSFFSDLNEIGLIDILTIERTQCIHQDKIVDIEKMIRMHHDLNVNIEGIDIVFNLLQKIEDLQNELIAVKNRLY
- a CDS encoding CoA-binding protein; the encoded protein is MKRTLVLGASINPNRYSYIAIQRLVEHKYEVRAVGRREGNICGVNIFKTKKIFKNIDTVSLYLGAKNQVEYYDYILKLNPKRVLFNPGTENSELEEILSLNNIAFERACTLVLLSIGAY
- a CDS encoding 3-oxoacyl-ACP synthase III family protein, which translates into the protein MYNSKITGLGYYVPDNIVTNEDLSKLMDTNDAWIEERTGIKERRWIKEGSEDTSAVMGAKASRIAIERAGLTKDDIDFIVFATLSPDYYFPGGGVQLQDMLDMRTIGALDVRNQCSGFIYAMSVADQFIKTGMYKNILVVGAEYHSGGLDKTTRGRGVSVIFGDGAGAAVLSRTEDNTKGILSTHLHSEGKHAEELTVLAPSIKHWVPAIIAANDKNDESYFPYMNGTFVFKHAVVRFSETIMEGLKSNNLDVADINMLIPHQANLRISQFVQRKFKLTDDQIYNNIMKYGNTTAASIIIALTEAWEKGKINEGDLVILAAFGSGFTWGSVIIRW
- a CDS encoding nitroreductase family protein gives rise to the protein MNNEINKEDYILVDGFKHVKYTQEVYTNEELINRSKKYYNYFNKRRSIRHFSDKEVPIEVIENIIKTASTAPSGANKQPWTFCVIKNEALKKKIRIAAEEEEKKSYEARMSDEWLEDLKHLGTDANKPFLETAPYLIAVFKRPFEYDKYGNKHQNYYVNESAGLACGFLISAIHNAGLATLTHTPSPMRFLEKILERPDNERAFLLLPVGFIAKKTYVPNIGRKPLKEVMKVY